TAGGAGTGAAATAAAGTGTTTTTGTACTGTTaacattaacaatttttttttttttaattcaaaagatTCCAGGCTTTCTTGACACTATCTTTACTCTTTATATACTCAGGAGGTGGTGCTCCAAGGGCAAAGAATATTACTGCTGACTTAGCCAATTTAACTGCTCCAGCTGGGAATACACTCTAAACAGAACCCCTACAATCAGAGTCCTATGGCTCTCTCTGAAGAGCAATGTAAATCAAACATTAGCACATTTCTATTACCTGCTTAAATGTTCGAAGTCTATCCagtgtcctctgtctctcttgGCTAACCCAGgcactttttctttcctcttcatcaTGCAATTTGTCTCTCTTCTGGTAAAGAAGAAAGTAATTGCATTATACGGTGcccaatttattttaattattaacaagagaaagggaaaggagaagattTCTCCCTAACATGTCAAATTAGTTAAGATGATCCACTGAACAAAATCTTTGACAATGCAAACCTCTATACTTCCAATAAGTTCACGGTGGTCAGATAAAGTAAACTGAACACTGCTTTGTCTCAGGGGTTTAGGCTACAACAAATTTTGTCAGAATTATTTCTGGCTTCACATTCAGCCAACTCAAATATAAGTGACTTTTCAAATAAAATCAGCAACTACCACATCAATAATTTTtcgtttgtctgtttttgttttcaagatagggattctctgtgtagctctggctgtcccagaactctatAGGAcatggctggcttcaaactcagagatctgcctgcctctgccgccttCAACTTAAATCCCTTTTCTTTGAAAGGAGGGGAACCATGTTAATTTAATGTTACACAGTGTATCAACCAGCAGTTAGAAAAATATGCTTCCAATATTGTTCATGAATCATGTGAGTAATACTACACCCTGTAGTAGGCATGCTATTAACACTGATGTTTGTAACTTTCTCCTTACTGTTGAATTACCTAAGAGTTACATAACAAAATCTCATTTGTCAGATATTTTAGTTAAACAAATGAAGACTTTCTAGGTAGGCAaagtgtgtactggctggttttgtgtaccAACATGACaccgctggagttatcacagagaaaggagcttcaggtgaggaaatgcctccatgagatccaactgtaaggcattttctcaaatagtgatcaagggggaaggtccccttgtgggtgggaccatctctgggctggtagtcttgagttctataagaaagcaggctgagcaagccaggggaggcaagccagtaaggaacatccctccacggcctctgcatcagctcctgcttcctgacttgcttgagttccagtcctgacttcctttggtgatgaacagcagtatggaggagctgaataaaccctttcctccccaacttgcttcttggtcatgatgttttgtgcagaaagagAAACCCTGAGTATGACCAAGTGTTATCACTTTTCTAATGTTATCCTCCCCACTTCAGCACGGAGTGAGAGAGACTACCATGACCTGCTCAAGGCTGACACACAAACTCAGGAAGCAGTCATatttaaaaccagagacaaagcCAAACTGGAGCTGCCTCTCAAGACTAATTTCACCTAGGAATTAAGCTCTTTTCTCTCACCCTTTCACCTCATGGCTCAACTTCAGCCCTGACAATAGCAGTTCTTGCTCCATGTGCTTGGATGATGATATCAAAGCCACAATCAAAAGATCTTTGTTTCCTTAAAAACGTAAGAGGTGGATTgggagtggtggcacaaacctttgaTCTCAGTGctcaagaggcagagtcaggagaggtctctggattcaaggccagcctggtctacatagtaagttgcaGGACAGCTGTCGCTAAAAAAGACCCTGtggtgtctcaaaacaaacaagcaaaaagaaaaggaaaggaaaggaacaaagatGGATTAATCAGCAAAGTGCTTACTGCAAAGAGTGAGAAGCCATGTGTAGAAGGAGGTACCAACAGGCAGACTCCTGGAGCGGCTGCCAGCCAGTGTAGCCACTGGGGCAATGAGACCCCTACACAGACAACTAAAATGGAAAGAGACTAAGAAAGACAACAGAAATTGAGCTCTAGCATTCGAGGATGCtcccacatgtatgtatgcaagcATGCGCACGTGTACACATAGCCAAGGCCCAGTGATACACATTTATAATACTtgagaaacaaatacagagggaTTGTTGTGAACTCTATTCTacctttaaaaaaagtaaaataaggtGTGAGGATAGGTGTGAAGATATCTGGATAATATAATTTAGTAATAatatttacaaaggaaaaaaaaaaaccacctcagAAAGAACCTGTATCCAGAGTAAACACAGCACTTGGAGGCCATGATAGCAGGAAGGCGGGCGTTCATTCTGAGtcagtctgaagacagtgacaccTTGTCAACAGACAGAGCAGCCAACGATAGAAAAGATCCCGACTTACAACCCAGGAAATCATTTGGACCTCAAGAATGGGCATGTTAGGGCGGAGATAACCCAGTGAATACAAGACAGGTTATCCTTGTCCCATTCCAAGACAGTAAGAAAGGAAAGCACACAGGGCTAGTGATGGATGACTGTGCCTTGAAAGCTGCAAGTACGTCTGAAACAGAACCTGAAGGTATCGCACGCACTATGACACAGCCCTGAAGCACGGCATTTCCCTGGCATACACAAGCCGCTAAGTTCTATCTCTAGCAACACAAAACAGTGACAACCACCacaaaatggaaaagaacagTTTACAAGACAACATGAACTGAAAATTTCCATGTGAAAACATGGTATTTCTTAAATAGGTCATCTAATAGATTCACCaaaaaaaaggcaaatgtaaATATTAACAGAAAATAACATCCAATGAGTGGTGGGTCTCAGACGTACTCACTATCACATCATTACTATAAAATATAGGGGCAGTATCTCCAAATTGTGTTGGAGAGGTAATGATTACTGGACACCCAACCtgtcttgttgttgctgttgttgttgttcttcttcagtcctgagtcagggcttctctgtgtagccctggctgtcctggaactcactgtgtagaccaggctggcctcaaactcagagatctgcctgcctctggagtgcATGCATCACCTGGCTAACCTGTTCTTTTTGTACAAGGGAAGCAAGACATTCTCCAAACAAGAATTTAAGAAATTATCAGAACACTGTCCTAAAACAGTTCCTAAAGAGAAAACCCATGCCATGCATTCCAAAGGGAACAAATATACTTAGAAATCAAGAACTGAGCAGAAGCCGTGCACTTGTCCAGATCTACAGCTGAATCTCaactgagagggagggaggaatctgATATTTTTACATCGAAATCTGTAGCACACTCAACAGAGACGGGAACTATGAGGAAGTTTCCATATTGCCAGCATTTATCTAAACAGTGCTCAATGCTTCCCAACTGTCCTGTAAAGGAATCTATACAATTCTAGTAGTTCTGTCAGAGTTGTGATTAAGACCTCTTGCTAGAAGGAGTAACAATTTTGGAATTCATTTTTTAACTTGTAGCTTTACTTTGGGTTGTTTTATTCTTCTATAATGATCACACATCACAATATACACAATAAAGGTTTTCAACTGGTTGAGACAAACACTGCTTGTCAAGTCGCTAAATTAAAACTGCTCATAATAAACGTAaacgcctgcctctgactcctgagcgCCAATACCACGAGGCATAATTAATCTTAGGAGTAGTAGTGAGAAAAACGCTTAGGACATATTTCAACATCTGATGTGTGATCAAACATAGGCACAAAATACAAAGGGGGTAAAACATGCTTACATAAGAAAACCATTCAAGGTCACACACTAGAAAAAGTGATGTAATTTGTTAAAATAGTTTCCATGTACCAAACCGGTAAGAAAGGCCCTTTAAGAACAAATCCAAGTTCTTCTTGGTCACTGATTTATGAGCCAACTACATACTGCATCACACATCAAGAGAAGGGTGGAGCTGGCATCCTTTTTCTTTTAGCTCGTGCTAAAAGAaaccttgggttttttttgtttttgtttttgttttttttgataaaAGTTCTCACAATGAaattcaggttggccttgaactcagcatgCACTATGATTGGCTAATAGAGTGGGGATTTCTAGGTGGAGGTAGAGCATCAatatgctgggggggggggggaaagagtaTCAGTTTTCTAATTTCACCAATgatggaggtaggaggtaggatgCTACCCTTTAAATTGGGAATGCAGGAGAAAAAGAGGTTTGGATTAGAGAATGGAACAGACAAATCTAATGAGATTAAGACAACTTGGATATGTGACAAGAAGGAATGGTAGATACTATCCttatgaatgaatgtatgaataaAATTCTTAACTATGCAGCAGATAGTGTGTAAAGGGAAGCTCTTGGCAGGAAGATGAATGGATGAAGTAGTATTTTACTAACTATTAGGTTGAAGGGCAGGTAACGAATTCATACGTAATTAGGGAACATCTTCAAGAAGGTCTGAATGGCCATCCTGTTTCCTAATGGGTGGAAATGTTTTCAGAGAGGCTAGATACAGTTTATAAGTCTTGGTGGTAGTGGGACATATCCTCTGGGTAAGTGTTGGTTCCATGACTACAGCACAGGACAAGGAATTCTAAATGACTAATAATAAACACAACACcggcttttctttctcttatgttAGCTGAGTCAATTATTACTAGATACAAAAGCCAGGCCTCTCTTCCTAGGTCTCAGATACAGACTCACTACACCATCTTCAAGGTCTccaggcaaaaacaaaaacaaaaaaccaaagagaaaacatGCTTTAAAGTCCACATAATAgcaaagtggatattagccaaaaaaagtacAAATATCCAGGATAAAATCAAGAAGGtcaacaagccaaagggcccaagagaggatgccttaatcccacttgggagggagaagaaaggaatcacaagaagggggagggggtaggagaGGGGACAGGAGTAGAAAAGGAaatatgatcaggtattgggtggggggaaCAGAGCTGAAGCCCTgaagaccagcagaaagaatagaaacagacatcctctggaggtaggaggtgcggagaccctctagaatgtaccagagacctgggaggtgaaagactctcggGACAGGtgaacaactttttaaaattcatctatttttattttatgtacactggtgttctgactatatatatatgactatataagggtgttggatcccctggatcaAGAGTTACTGATACCCGTGAGCTGccattggtgctgggaattaaactcaggtcctctggaagagaagccagtgttttttaaccactgagaccTCTCTTTAGTCTCCAGAGGGCAACTTTTAGAatcaattctttccttccacttccATCTTAGGCACCAACTCGGGTCACAGACATATATGGCAAGCACCTTAATCCACCCACTGAGCCCTTGCCAGCCCAATAATGTAGTGTAGTGAGAAAATCTAAGGACAGGGATTGGATATGGCACAGTCAGAGCACAGGGAGTATGTTATATACCCAGTaggactccactggagaaaactgaatTTTTCTTTGACCGTGGGAAGTAATTGCAGGCAGCTTCTTAGTCAGTGCTGTGTTATTAAGTGTATCAGTCTTGTTGTATCTGGAAGACAGTCTCCTTGGAAACAGATACCACCTCTGGTTCTTAGGGTCTTTTTATCTTCTCTGCCCTACACATAgattcctgagccttgagggCAGGGGTGTGAAGACAACCTGTTTAGGACAGAGTAGTCCGCAGTCTCTGCACACTGTCCAACTGTGTCTctgttaatatccacttaccacaGGAACAAGCTCCTCTGATAGGAGTTAACCAAGGCACTGACCTATATCCCAGCCTGGTGTGATCTTTTGATATTTTTGAGATTGCCGTGTCTAAAGCCAAATCTGTCCTCAAACTTAGAATCCTCTGTCTCAGCTTCCAGATTACAGACATATACCCCATGCCCATTGTaagtatgtttttgttgttttgcttttaagacAGAATGTCCTTTCTCGCTCCCCGGCCATCTTGGCGGCTGGTGTTGGTTGGGGGTTGTCCCACacctaaggcaggaagatggtgGCCGCAAAGAAGACGAAAAAGTCTCTGGAGTCGATCAACTCTAGGCTCCAACTTGTTATGAACAGTGGGAAATACGTGCTGAGCTACAAGCAGACTCTGAAGATGGTCAGACAAGGCAAAGCCAAGTTGGTTATCCTTGCCAACAGCTGCCCAGATTTGAGGAAATCTGAAATAGAGTTCTATGCCATGTTGGCTAAAACTGGGGTCCATTACTACCGTGGCAATAATATTGAACTGGGCACAGCGTGTGGAAAATACTACAGAGTGTGCACACTGGCTATCATTGACCCAGGTGATTCTGATATTATTAGAAGCATGCCAGAACAGACTGGTGAGAAGTAAACAAGAAAGTTTTCCTTTAATAAAACTTTGCCAGAgctccttttgaaaaaaaaaagacagaatgttTCTATGTAATCCATGCTGGTCTCAATTTTTCGGTGATCTCCCTGCTTTTATTTGCAAAATGCTAGGATTAGAGTTGTGTACCACCTTATCTGTGAAGGATGTTTCTAATGGGAAAACACAATTTGCTTTCTGACCATACTTTTCTTATTTAGGAACTTGTTAGGGGTAGTGCTAGTCAGCAAGCAAACCACATTCTCTTCAGGATTTTAGAGTGAGTATTAGATGTTAAACTCCCCTCGGAGCTGcacttcgagacagggtttctctgtgtagccctggctgtcctggaactcactttgtagaccaggctggccttgaactcagaaattcgcctgcctctgcctctcaagtgctgggattataggcgtgcaccaccacacctggcccggAGCTGCACTTTTAACTTATGTGGTTTCTATGGAAAACTTAACAATACGGTTAATGTATTAGGagttatattttaaatgctattaTCACCCAAGAAATTCCAACAAAGATAACGTAAGTTTCAAAAGAGGCTTTGAGAGGCATTTACCAATTGTAATCAATTGAAGATTCTAAGCATGCACAACCTGAGATTTATGAGCCATGCACATGAGCGTGCAGCTGAATGCAGGCCAGGACAACGCTGAATGATGTCCTCCAACACAAACAATGCAAACTTACAGCATTATGCCATCGGGGAGGACTGCGTAGTTTGCGTGTGAATTTGAGGTAACTCGAATGGCCACGCCTGAAGCCGACTCTCCTTTCCCTGACTGTGTATGTTTTACAATGACTTACCTTGTTTCTGTTTCCCTCCATCACATCACATGTTCTATCTAATTCTGAGGTTTGGTCAAATTTTAAGATAACATTTATCTCTGAGattcctgtttttatttctttctttgtccttaGAAAATTCTTTGTGGACAAATTTAAGAATAGAATGTCAGTAACTAAGCTAAGAACCCAGGTACAAATGAGAATGGGGCACCATCATTACCAGTTCGATTCCTTGTCTAACTCTACACAGCACTTTCTGACCCACAGACTTAGAAATGAAAGGGCAATAATTAATTTGCTATTTCTAGCTAAGAGAAAGACAGTCATATAATTTAAGGATAAGTGACTAATATCCTGTTTAATTATGATAATAAGGGACAGCTTTAGCTAAATTGTGCCAAATTAGCTTAAGGAACTAAAAATGAACTAAAGTTTACTGATCTTTAGGGTGAtgccaaaggaagaaaagaagcttTAAAATAAGCAAGTGCAGAAAAATATAGCCATCCTAGCATTTTTGGTACTCAATTATTTATAAGCTACATGTGTTGATTAATATATCAAAACCCACTGCTATCAGAACTCACTG
Above is a window of Mus musculus strain C57BL/6J chromosome 13, GRCm38.p6 C57BL/6J DNA encoding:
- the Gm6109 gene encoding 60S ribosomal protein L30-like; this translates as MVAAKKTKKSLESINSRLQLVMNSGKYVLSYKQTLKMVRQGKAKLVILANSCPDLRKSEIEFYAMLAKTGVHYYRGNNIELGTACGKYYRVCTLAIIDPGDSDIIRSMPEQTGEK